The Candidatus Methylomirabilota bacterium genome has a window encoding:
- a CDS encoding tetratricopeptide repeat protein: MSGALVMLRRAGAPCLVFAAAFVTFLPALGADFVNWDDFDNVVNNTGVHGLGPGQLRWMWTSTVLGHWIPLTWMSFGLNYALGGVNPRGYHLLNLLLHAASATVFFFIVRRLLRTAGAAAAEPGLSVGAGFAALLFAVHPLRVESVVWVTERKDVLCGFFFMLAVLAYLSAVEGSTIRRGWTYASLAATAAALLSKVAAMPLPAVLLLLDVYPLGRARVLGWRRCLIEKLPWAAIAAIGAFIALRVVLTGTGVTGYETYGPGSRLAMTAYTFSFYPARWLWPVQLLPLYELPVEVRLLDPRFLVPALAFVAVTALLWALRRVFPAGLAAWTLSVLMLLPISGIVHSGHQLAHDRYSYLSGLGFAALAGGGLARLLDARRQGRVSAVIARSVLAAAAAVLLVLAVGAWDQSKIWQDSETLWRWSVNVDPDCSICWNNLGTSLTAQNRHPEAEEAFRKAFALRPKRATLASNIATALYWQKKVREAEEMLHLALSLDENDTGALANLGAVYSQQGKYAESLPYYRQAFAQHPGFAGLAPNYSQALVARAAEERRAGRAPVAKALLQEALAVNPGDAEARRQLQALLAEPDRVDSGPAGPRPTR, translated from the coding sequence ATGAGCGGAGCCCTCGTGATGCTTCGTCGCGCCGGCGCGCCCTGCCTGGTCTTCGCCGCGGCGTTCGTGACCTTCCTCCCGGCGCTCGGCGCCGACTTCGTCAACTGGGACGACTTCGACAACGTCGTGAACAACACGGGCGTTCACGGCTTGGGGCCGGGGCAGCTCCGGTGGATGTGGACGAGCACGGTGCTCGGCCACTGGATCCCGCTGACCTGGATGAGCTTCGGACTGAACTACGCGCTCGGCGGGGTCAACCCACGCGGCTATCACCTCCTCAACCTGCTGCTGCACGCCGCCAGCGCCACGGTCTTCTTCTTTATCGTCCGCCGGCTGCTGCGCACCGCCGGGGCGGCTGCGGCCGAGCCCGGCCTGTCCGTCGGGGCGGGCTTCGCGGCGCTGCTCTTCGCGGTCCATCCGCTGCGTGTCGAGTCCGTCGTGTGGGTGACCGAGCGGAAGGACGTGCTCTGCGGCTTCTTCTTCATGCTCGCGGTCCTGGCCTACCTGAGCGCGGTGGAGGGGTCCACTATCCGGCGAGGGTGGACGTACGCATCGCTCGCCGCAACCGCGGCCGCGCTGCTGTCCAAGGTGGCCGCGATGCCGCTGCCGGCCGTGCTGCTGCTCCTCGACGTCTACCCACTCGGGCGCGCGCGGGTCCTCGGCTGGCGACGGTGTCTCATCGAGAAGCTGCCGTGGGCCGCGATCGCGGCCATCGGCGCCTTCATCGCGCTCCGCGTGGTGCTCACGGGCACCGGGGTGACGGGCTACGAGACGTACGGCCCCGGCTCACGTCTCGCAATGACCGCCTACACCTTCAGCTTCTACCCGGCCCGCTGGCTCTGGCCCGTGCAGCTGCTCCCCCTCTACGAGCTGCCGGTGGAGGTGCGCCTCCTGGACCCGCGCTTCCTGGTCCCGGCGCTCGCCTTCGTCGCGGTCACGGCGCTGCTGTGGGCACTCCGGCGCGTCTTCCCTGCCGGGCTCGCGGCCTGGACGCTATCGGTGCTCATGCTGCTCCCGATCAGCGGGATCGTGCACTCCGGTCACCAGCTGGCCCACGACCGCTACAGTTATCTCTCGGGACTCGGCTTCGCGGCGCTGGCTGGCGGCGGACTCGCCCGGCTCCTCGATGCCCGTAGGCAAGGCCGTGTGAGCGCCGTCATCGCCAGGAGCGTGCTCGCCGCCGCGGCCGCGGTGCTGCTCGTGCTGGCGGTGGGCGCCTGGGACCAGTCCAAGATCTGGCAGGACTCCGAGACGCTGTGGCGGTGGTCGGTCAACGTCGATCCCGACTGCTCCATCTGCTGGAACAACCTCGGCACCTCCCTCACCGCCCAGAATCGCCATCCGGAGGCCGAGGAGGCCTTCCGAAAGGCCTTTGCGCTCCGCCCCAAACGCGCCACCCTCGCGAGCAATATCGCGACCGCGCTCTACTGGCAAAAGAAAGTCAGGGAGGCGGAGGAGATGCTCCATCTCGCACTCTCACTGGACGAGAACGACACGGGGGCGCTGGCCAACCTGGGGGCCGTGTACTCGCAGCAGGGTAAGTACGCCGAGTCCCTGCCCTACTACCGTCAGGCCTTCGCCCAGCACCCGGGATTCGCGGGCCTCGCACCCAACTACTCGCAGGCCCTGGTCGCGCGCGCGGCGGAGGAGCGCAGGGCGGGCCGCGCGCCGGTCGCCAAGGCGCTCCTCCAGGAGGCGCTCGCCGTCAACCCGGGCGATGCCGAGGCGCGACGCCAGCTCCAGGCGCTCCTGGCCGAGCCGGACCGCGTGGACTCAGGTCCGGCCGGGCCGCGCCCGACCCGTTGA
- a CDS encoding branched-chain amino acid ABC transporter substrate-binding protein: MTTFRFRHALTALAIAALLLPATAQVVAQSKGTIKIASQSPLSGGQAALGEGIKLGAQLAVEKLKGNLEKMGYKVEFVPFDDQAKPDVGVANAKNIISDKDIMAVIGHLNSGVAIPSSEVYKEVNVVMISPANTNPVVTDRGYPNVNRVCGRDDVQGVVGSEFAHGTMKVKSAAIVHDKTQYGQSIAEFFKADAEKKGIKVVAFEGTEEKSNFDPILTPIKAKNPDVIYFGGIYDQGAPFFKQAREKGIKAKFMGPDGMDSSDLTKIAGKSVVGMNYTSAAGPASALPKAKAFVDEFKKKFGKNPEPYAAEAYDAATIAIKAIEEAAKGGKKVTREDVSTAVRKAKLSGITGEIAFDSKGDRLKAQYFVLTVVSDDPAKWGDNKIVKQLTIAPPAAKK, from the coding sequence ATGACGACCTTTCGATTCCGTCACGCACTAACCGCCCTCGCGATCGCCGCGCTGCTGCTGCCGGCCACGGCGCAGGTGGTTGCCCAGTCCAAGGGCACCATCAAGATCGCCTCCCAGAGCCCGCTCTCAGGCGGCCAGGCCGCGCTGGGCGAAGGCATCAAGCTCGGCGCCCAGCTGGCCGTCGAGAAGCTCAAGGGCAACCTCGAGAAGATGGGCTACAAGGTCGAGTTCGTGCCCTTCGACGACCAGGCCAAGCCCGACGTCGGCGTCGCCAACGCCAAGAACATCATCTCTGACAAGGACATCATGGCCGTGATCGGCCACCTGAACTCCGGCGTGGCGATCCCCTCGTCGGAGGTCTACAAGGAAGTCAACGTCGTGATGATCTCGCCGGCCAACACGAACCCCGTCGTGACGGACCGCGGCTACCCCAACGTCAACCGCGTCTGCGGCCGCGACGACGTCCAGGGCGTGGTCGGCTCCGAGTTCGCCCACGGGACCATGAAGGTCAAGAGCGCCGCTATCGTCCACGACAAGACGCAGTACGGGCAGAGCATCGCGGAGTTCTTCAAGGCCGACGCCGAGAAGAAGGGCATCAAGGTGGTTGCCTTCGAGGGCACGGAGGAGAAGTCGAACTTCGATCCGATCCTCACGCCCATCAAGGCGAAGAACCCCGACGTCATCTACTTCGGCGGCATCTACGACCAGGGCGCGCCCTTCTTCAAGCAGGCGCGCGAGAAGGGCATCAAGGCCAAGTTCATGGGCCCCGACGGCATGGACTCTTCCGACCTGACCAAGATCGCCGGCAAGTCGGTCGTGGGCATGAATTACACCTCTGCGGCCGGGCCGGCTTCGGCGCTGCCCAAGGCCAAGGCCTTCGTGGACGAGTTCAAGAAGAAGTTCGGCAAGAATCCCGAGCCGTACGCGGCCGAGGCCTACGACGCGGCCACCATCGCGATCAAGGCCATCGAGGAGGCCGCCAAGGGTGGCAAGAAGGTGACGCGCGAGGACGTCTCGACCGCGGTCCGCAAGGCCAAGCTCTCCGGGATCACGGGCGAGATCGCCTTCGACTCGAAGGGTGACCGCCTCAAGGCCCAGTACTTCGTGCTGACGGTCGTGAGCGACGACCCGGCGAAGTGGGGCGACAACAAGATCGTCAAGCAGCTCACCATCGCGCCGCCCGCGGCCAAGAAGTAG
- a CDS encoding branched-chain amino acid ABC transporter permease produces MDVDLLIGIFPQVLLDGITLGFMYALIALGYTMVYGVLEFINFAHSEIFILGSFVGAEVLLGLQARGAVEAWSPFLLVLVALLVGMLASGLLAAGVERVAYRPLRNAPRLIPLISAIGVSFFLQDAIRLFESLWRNAFNIVYPPMDVMNERFELTPTIDISVKSLVVIGASLLMLWGLHSLVNRTKIGKAIRAVAEDQAAASLMGINVNRMISLTFLIGGAMGGGAGVLFGVQYSLINPYTGFIPGLKAFTAAVLGGIGNIPGAMLGGLVLGILEAFGASYLSLLTGGAFGAEYKDILAFSILILILIFRPKGLLGEVVRERA; encoded by the coding sequence ATGGACGTTGATCTCCTGATCGGCATCTTCCCGCAAGTCCTGCTCGACGGCATCACGCTCGGCTTCATGTACGCCCTGATAGCTCTCGGCTACACCATGGTGTACGGCGTCCTCGAGTTCATCAACTTCGCCCACTCGGAGATCTTCATTCTCGGGTCCTTCGTGGGCGCCGAGGTCCTGCTGGGGCTCCAGGCGCGCGGCGCCGTCGAGGCGTGGTCGCCCTTCCTCCTCGTGCTGGTCGCCCTCCTGGTGGGCATGCTCGCAAGCGGGCTCCTGGCGGCGGGCGTCGAGCGGGTGGCGTACCGCCCGCTCCGCAACGCTCCGAGGCTCATTCCGCTCATCTCGGCCATCGGGGTCAGCTTCTTCCTCCAGGACGCGATCCGCCTCTTCGAGTCTCTCTGGCGCAACGCCTTCAACATCGTCTACCCGCCCATGGACGTGATGAACGAGCGCTTCGAGCTGACGCCGACCATCGACATCTCAGTCAAGTCGCTCGTCGTGATCGGCGCCTCCCTCCTCATGCTCTGGGGGCTGCACAGCCTCGTCAACCGCACCAAGATCGGCAAGGCCATCCGCGCCGTCGCCGAGGACCAGGCGGCCGCGTCTCTCATGGGCATCAACGTCAACCGGATGATCTCGCTGACGTTCCTGATCGGCGGCGCCATGGGCGGCGGCGCGGGCGTGCTCTTCGGCGTGCAGTACAGCCTCATCAACCCGTACACGGGCTTCATCCCCGGGCTCAAGGCCTTCACCGCGGCGGTACTCGGCGGCATCGGCAACATCCCGGGCGCCATGCTCGGCGGGCTCGTGCTGGGAATCCTCGAAGCCTTTGGCGCCTCCTACCTCTCACTGCTGACAGGCGGGGCCTTCGGGGCGGAGTACAAGGACATCCTCGCGTTCTCCATCCTCATCCTCATCCTGATCTTCCGTCCCAAGGGCCTCCTCGGCGAGGTCGTCAGGGAGCGCGCTTGA